A stretch of Candidatus Thorarchaeota archaeon DNA encodes these proteins:
- a CDS encoding ABC transporter ATP-binding protein, protein MTDSVITVEELTKDFGSLRAVDHVSFDIREGEVFGLLGPNGAGKTTTIRMMTGLIPRTSGTVTILGTGIDEDPLKIRNQIAVLPEEADVYVDMTAEQNIRLFAELYGLPPERYEKKAENLLKRMGLYDSRKKKAKFYSKGMRQKLSLCMTLMSDAEIIFLDEPTGGLDVDSASDIREMIHELASSGATVMLTTHDMHEANELCSRVAIMNHGQIAAVDTPTSLRKALTEKQSVVVEFSQPLETELLEEIPSVHEVRISNARARCFTPEPGTVLTRIVDIAKEQGVELVSACTESATLEEVFLHVVRTHKQ, encoded by the coding sequence TTGACAGACAGTGTGATCACGGTAGAGGAGCTCACGAAGGACTTCGGCTCTCTTCGAGCTGTTGACCATGTGAGTTTCGACATCCGAGAGGGTGAAGTCTTTGGGCTCTTGGGACCCAATGGAGCTGGCAAGACCACAACCATACGAATGATGACAGGTCTTATACCTCGTACAAGCGGCACAGTCACCATTCTGGGCACGGGTATCGACGAAGACCCTCTAAAAATCAGAAATCAAATCGCAGTCCTTCCTGAAGAGGCGGATGTATATGTGGATATGACTGCAGAACAGAATATCCGCCTTTTTGCAGAACTCTATGGGCTCCCTCCAGAAAGATATGAGAAAAAAGCGGAAAATCTCCTGAAGAGAATGGGGCTGTATGACAGCCGAAAAAAGAAAGCTAAATTCTATTCTAAAGGGATGCGTCAGAAGCTTAGTCTCTGCATGACCCTCATGTCTGATGCCGAGATCATTTTCCTGGACGAGCCTACTGGAGGACTGGATGTTGATAGTGCAAGTGATATCCGTGAAATGATTCACGAGCTAGCCTCAAGTGGCGCCACTGTGATGTTGACAACTCATGACATGCACGAGGCCAACGAGCTATGTTCTCGAGTGGCGATTATGAATCACGGCCAAATTGCAGCTGTGGATACACCTACTAGCCTGCGTAAAGCTCTCACTGAGAAGCAAAGTGTCGTTGTCGAGTTTTCCCAACCCCTAGAAACAGAATTGCTGGAAGAAATTCCATCTGTTCATGAGGTTAGAATCTCAAACGCGAGAGCACGATGTTTTACTCCTGAACCCGGGACAGTACTAACACGGATTGTTGACATAGCAAAAGAGCAGGGGGTTGAGTTAGTAAGTGCCTGCACTGAATCAGCAACGCTCGAAGAAGTATTCCTTCATGTAGTGCGCACTCACAAACAATGA